In Fundulus heteroclitus isolate FHET01 chromosome 17, MU-UCD_Fhet_4.1, whole genome shotgun sequence, the following are encoded in one genomic region:
- the nrcama gene encoding neuronal cell adhesion molecule a isoform X1, which translates to MIPFCFVSHSCLSGSLSPAVPNRQVDIATQGWFIGLMCAIALLILVLLIVCFIKRNKGGKYPVKEKEDAHQDPEIQPMKEDDGTFGEYRSMESDTEDHKPLKGSRTPSNGTVRRDESDDSLVDYGEGGDGQFNEDGSFIGQYSGKKEKDTHEGNESSEAPSPVNAMNSFV; encoded by the exons ATGATTCccttttgctttgtttcccATTCCTGTCTCTCTGGGTCTTTGTCTCCAGCTGTGCCCAATCGGCAAGTAGATATTGCTACGCAGGGCTGGTTTATCGGACTGATGTGCGCCATCGCTCTTCTGATCTTGGTTCTTCTCATTGTGTGTTTCATCAAGAGAAACAAAGGTGGCAAATATCCAG tgaaagagaaagaggatgCTCACCAAGACCCAGAGATCCAACCTATGAAGGAGGACGACGGAACATTCGGAGAGTACAG GTCAATGGAGAG TGACACCGAGGACCACAAGCCGCTGAAGGGCAGCCGGACACCGTCCAACGGGACGGTGCGGCGCGACGAGAGTGACGACAGTTTAGTGGACTACGGGGAGGGCGGGGATGGACAGTTCAACGAGGACGGCTCCTTCATCGGCCAGTACAGCGGCAAGAAGGAGAAGGACACGCACGAGGGCAACGAGAGTTCGGAGGCGCCGTCGCCGGTCAACGCCATGAACTCTTTCGTCTAG
- the nrcama gene encoding neuronal cell adhesion molecule a isoform X2 encodes MIPFCFVSHSCLSGSLSPAVPNRQVDIATQGWFIGLMCAIALLILVLLIVCFIKRNKGGKYPVKEKEDAHQDPEIQPMKEDDGTFGEYSDTEDHKPLKGSRTPSNGTVRRDESDDSLVDYGEGGDGQFNEDGSFIGQYSGKKEKDTHEGNESSEAPSPVNAMNSFV; translated from the exons ATGATTCccttttgctttgtttcccATTCCTGTCTCTCTGGGTCTTTGTCTCCAGCTGTGCCCAATCGGCAAGTAGATATTGCTACGCAGGGCTGGTTTATCGGACTGATGTGCGCCATCGCTCTTCTGATCTTGGTTCTTCTCATTGTGTGTTTCATCAAGAGAAACAAAGGTGGCAAATATCCAG tgaaagagaaagaggatgCTCACCAAGACCCAGAGATCCAACCTATGAAGGAGGACGACGGAACATTCGGAGAGTACAG TGACACCGAGGACCACAAGCCGCTGAAGGGCAGCCGGACACCGTCCAACGGGACGGTGCGGCGCGACGAGAGTGACGACAGTTTAGTGGACTACGGGGAGGGCGGGGATGGACAGTTCAACGAGGACGGCTCCTTCATCGGCCAGTACAGCGGCAAGAAGGAGAAGGACACGCACGAGGGCAACGAGAGTTCGGAGGCGCCGTCGCCGGTCAACGCCATGAACTCTTTCGTCTAG